One window from the genome of Candidatus Eisenbacteria bacterium encodes:
- a CDS encoding MBL fold metallo-hydrolase has translation MKRKLKVGRFELTILSDGHFMGDCGTFFGIVPKALWKLKVSPDEDNLMPIALNPLLIRTPDKNILVDTGVGDKFSEDDKHKRIWRIEKSNSVSASLASERLTAESIDFVILTHLHFDHAGGNTMLNGGKLKPVFRNATYLAQREEWAAARFPGLLGKSSYFPENLLPLEEAGQLKLLEGDSLILPGIRVVLTGGHTRGHQIVLIESDGEKAIVPGDIAPTSMHTKPTWNTAFDIDPTTTCVMKERYLGLAREQKSPVVFYHDTKIGFGRFGLKWDIEEIP, from the coding sequence GAGATTCGAGCTGACTATTCTCTCAGACGGGCATTTCATGGGAGATTGCGGGACTTTCTTCGGAATCGTGCCGAAGGCTCTGTGGAAATTGAAAGTGTCTCCCGATGAAGACAATCTAATGCCGATTGCGCTGAACCCACTCCTTATCAGGACTCCGGACAAGAACATTCTTGTTGATACTGGGGTCGGCGATAAGTTCTCCGAAGACGACAAGCACAAGAGAATATGGCGCATTGAGAAGTCAAACTCAGTCTCTGCGTCTCTCGCGAGTGAGCGACTCACCGCGGAATCAATCGATTTCGTGATACTCACTCACCTTCACTTTGACCACGCAGGCGGAAATACGATGCTGAACGGCGGAAAACTCAAGCCTGTTTTCCGGAATGCGACCTATCTTGCGCAAAGGGAAGAGTGGGCGGCTGCCCGATTCCCTGGCCTTCTCGGCAAAAGTTCATATTTTCCAGAGAATCTCCTGCCTCTTGAGGAGGCAGGCCAGCTCAAGCTCCTGGAAGGAGACTCACTGATACTGCCGGGTATAAGAGTTGTCCTGACCGGCGGCCATACGCGCGGCCACCAGATTGTGCTGATTGAATCCGATGGAGAGAAGGCGATTGTCCCGGGCGATATTGCCCCGACCTCGATGCATACCAAACCGACCTGGAATACGGCATTTGACATCGATCCAACCACGACCTGTGTCATGAAGGAAAGGTATCTGGGACTGGCCAGGGAGCAGAAATCACCTGTTGTCTTCTACCACGACACGAAGATCGGATTTGGACGATTCGGACTGAAGTGGGACATTGAAGAAATCCCATGA